Proteins encoded within one genomic window of Pirellulales bacterium:
- a CDS encoding endo-1,4-beta-xylanase has product LSTATLVERAKPYHLPLELARGTLNRLRNVLAELPPAAAEATAVSGHLTESQNCFIAGVARQNSPAVSAELADKSIVAALKAIDGVMAAMAEQARKVRQQQPQRVLPLFAGRLGDAVPDASLGTAFLAAFNAATVPFSWGCVEADEGRQNWASTDAQIRWAHAHNLRVCGGPLLELRRGALPDWIYLWEGDFDNLLMVAGDYIRAVVTRYRGKVHFWNAAGRLGTGEALGLEEEQKLRLAVRAVEVIRSLDPQTPIIVSLDQPWGEMMAQRETEISPLQFADAFVRSDLGISGIGLGINLGVTCQATLPRDLLEFSLQMDIWSSLGLPLLVSIAVPSGGDFFTPRWQQDWLEKYLPVLLARSSVQAVIWNQLLDADADDFPHTGLVDERRQLKPAFSTLAHLRQQFST; this is encoded by the coding sequence TGCTTTCCACGGCCACGTTGGTCGAACGAGCGAAGCCCTATCATCTACCTTTGGAATTGGCCCGCGGTACGCTGAACCGCCTGCGAAATGTACTCGCGGAATTGCCCCCCGCCGCGGCGGAAGCCACGGCGGTGAGCGGCCACCTCACCGAATCGCAAAATTGCTTTATCGCAGGGGTGGCTAGGCAGAATTCGCCCGCGGTTTCAGCCGAGCTGGCGGACAAATCGATTGTGGCGGCCTTGAAGGCCATCGACGGTGTGATGGCGGCCATGGCGGAGCAAGCGCGCAAAGTTCGTCAACAGCAGCCGCAACGGGTGTTGCCATTGTTCGCCGGGCGGCTGGGCGACGCGGTTCCCGATGCCTCGCTGGGCACAGCCTTTTTGGCCGCTTTTAACGCGGCAACCGTCCCCTTTTCCTGGGGCTGCGTGGAGGCCGACGAAGGACGGCAGAACTGGGCCTCCACCGATGCCCAAATTCGTTGGGCCCACGCGCACAATTTGCGCGTCTGCGGTGGCCCGCTGTTGGAGTTGCGACGTGGCGCGTTGCCCGACTGGATTTATCTCTGGGAAGGAGATTTCGACAATTTGCTGATGGTGGCCGGCGATTATATTCGCGCGGTGGTGACGCGCTATCGGGGAAAAGTGCATTTTTGGAATGCCGCGGGGCGGTTAGGCACCGGCGAGGCCTTGGGCTTGGAAGAAGAACAAAAGCTGCGGCTGGCCGTGCGGGCCGTGGAAGTGATCCGTTCCTTAGATCCGCAAACGCCGATCATTGTGTCGCTCGATCAACCCTGGGGGGAAATGATGGCGCAGCGCGAAACCGAAATCAGCCCCTTGCAATTCGCCGACGCATTTGTTCGTTCCGACTTGGGCATATCGGGAATTGGCTTGGGAATCAATTTGGGCGTCACCTGCCAGGCGACCCTTCCGCGCGATTTGTTGGAGTTCAGCCTGCAGATGGATATTTGGAGCTCGTTGGGTTTGCCCCTGTTGGTTTCGATCGCGGTTCCCAGCGGCGGAGATTTTTTCACGCCTCGCTGGCAACAAGACTGGCTGGAGAAATACTTGCCGGTATTGTTGGCCCGCTCCAGCGTGCAAGCGGTCATTTGGAATCAACTGCTCGATGCCGACGCCGACGATTTTCCTCATACTGGGCTGGTCGACGAGCGTCGGCAATTGAAGCCGGCATTTTCCACCCTGGCGCACTTGCGGCAGCAATTTTCGACGTGA